A portion of the Fulvia fulva chromosome 1, complete sequence genome contains these proteins:
- a CDS encoding Peptide methionine sulfoxide reductase B3 has protein sequence MRFPSIQTFVRTLYTFSNTTLRTPSSPFNSSLGRTGTALRASMPIPFIGALFSTADTRKMTHPVQKSDSEWQAQLNKEQFRILREKGTEAPFTGKYDKHMPDAGVYTCAGCEAPLYKANHKFKSGCGWPAFFDAVPGAVTRHTDKTFGMERTEIVCSNCGGHLGHVFKGEGYATPTDERHCVNSVSLNFDKDDPVKE, from the exons ATGCGCTTCCCCTCAATCCAAACCTTCGTCCGAACGCTTTACACCTTCAGTAACACGACCTTGCGAACTCCGTCAAGCCCATTCAACTCCAGTCTTGGACGAACAGGCACCGCATTGCGAGCTTCTATGCCCATACCTTTCATCGGAGCACTGTTCTCAACAGCCGACACACGCAAAATGACCCACCCCGTGCAGAAGAGCGATAGCGAATGGCAAGCGCAGTTGAACAAAG AGCAATTCCGCATCCTTCGCGAGAAGGGCACGGAAGCACCCTTCACCGGCAAATACGACAAGCACATGCCCGATGCCGGCGTCTACACCTGCGCTGGCTGCGAAGCACCACTGTACAAAGCAAACCACAAGTTCAAGAGCGGGTGTGGATGGCCGGCTTTCTTCGATGCGGTGCCGGGCGCGGTGACGAGGCATACGGATAAGACGTTTGGGATGGAGAGGACGGAGATTGTTTGCTCGAATTGTGGAGGACATTTGGGACATGTGTTTAAGGGAGAGGGGTATGCTACGCCGACGGATGAGAGGCACTGTGTTAACAGTGTGAGCTTGAACTTTGATAAGGATGATCCGGTGAAGGAGTAG
- a CDS encoding Pheromone P-factor receptor, translating into MDTTPNNTLFDPYDQVITLINPDGVSGTKVSIATIFMLQEVVLETAAVYGVHLGITTVLILLLALLTKADKRRSVVFALNMAALMGFWIRSILLLVSAGGPLFNYYTWCLGLYYDVGNAFDISIAGEIISLLTLAAVELSLLFQVRIVCCTLQRRYRLCIAVGSVAVVFIVVAARIGLAVLNIMWSMTAQGISEHHVAQLNKAQMVSLICTLFSIFAFSTAFCAKLGHAIYQRRKMGMKQFGPMQIIFVMGCQTLLIPGLFGIISFFYLRHSQIYSMMPLLVAVFLPLSAIWASTNTNKNINIAAPYQWRNQNLRKSITAHSSNNNYSNEKGHLTSNSTVDGTLVDDRAESFSGASPSSKKAGMGHQATLSRDSIDLELQKGDQRIYVDRTYNVRSE; encoded by the exons ATGGATACCACCCCAAACAACACCCTCTTCGACCCCTACGACCAAGTCATCACCCTCATCAACCCAGATGGCGTGTCAGGCACCAAAGTCAGCATCGCCACCATTTTCATGCTCCAAGAAGTCGTCCTTGAAACGGCTGCGGTTTACGGTGTGCACCTCGGAATCACCACGGTGCTGATCCTTCTGCTAGCACTTCTCACGAAAGCCGACAAGCGCCGCAGCGTTGTCTTCGCCCTCAACATGGCTGCACTCATGGGCTTCTGGATCCGCTCTATCTTGCTGCTCGTCAGCGCTGGTGGTCCACTCTTCAACTACTACACTTGGTGCCTTGGACTCTACTACGACGTCGGCAACGCCTTCGATATATCTATCGCAGGCGAGATCATCTCCTTGTTGACCCTCGCAGCCGTTGAGCTGTCCCTCCTCTTCCAGGTTCGCATCGTTTGCTGCACACTCCAGCGACGCTACCGCCTCTGCATTGCCGTTGGCTCCGTCGCGGTGGTCTTCATCGTCGTGGCAGCGCGGATTGGCTTGGCAGTGTTGAACATCATGTGGTCCATGACTGCGCAAGGAATCTCAGAGCACCACGTCGCTCAGCTCAACAAAGCCCAGATGGTCAGCCTCATTTGCACCCTCTTCAGCATCTTCGCTTTCAGCACGGCCTTCTGCGCCAAGCTCGGCCACGCCATCTACCAGCGACGCAAGATGGGCATGAAGCAGTTCGGTCCCATGCAAATAATTTTTGTGATGGGATGTCAGACCTTGCTCATTCCAG GACTTTTCGGCATCATCTCCTTTTTCTACCTCCGCCACTCGCAGATTTACTCCATGATGCCACTCTTGGTCGCCGTCTTCCTTCCACTGTCAGCAATCTGGGCTTCGACGAACACAAACAAGAACATCAACATCGCCGCGCCGTATCAGTGGCGCAACCAGAACCTTCGCAAGTCGATCACTGCACACAGCAGCAATAACAACTACTCGAACGAGAAGGGACATTTGACTTCAAACAGCACTGTAGACGGCACTCTCGTCGACGACCGCGCTGAAAGCTTCTCCGGCGCAAGTCCGAGCTCTAAGAAGGCGGGCATGGGCCACCAGGCTACACTCAGTCGTGACAGCATCGATCTCGAGCTGCAGAAAGGCGACCAGAGGATCTACGTCGACCGCACGTATAATGTCAGGTCGGAGTAG